One window of Bacteroidota bacterium genomic DNA carries:
- a CDS encoding O-antigen ligase family protein — MDSKKYPVLRLIFYFGMALMISAIPLSKYFMSVSQFILTGVFLWDGVDQQKIVSNFKKKSLLAGIVRMIGDAIVEVSKNFIRKFRIFFSNRAAVIFSSILLMSVVGLLYTTDFNYAFKDLRTMLPLFLLPLFISTIEGLDKKGFKNIMLVYILAVTGGSLYSAFIWLTQTSIDSRDITPFMSHIRFSLNICLAIFTLWYFIYQEQHGPIKYIFKKKMPFILIMIWLVVYLFILKSMTGIMVFFMTLLFLFFYYTVHQQNRMIRYGAPIGAIIVIVVIISYVAITIKKYFHIEPIRIELLDKHTPRGIPYFQDTAMGVEDGRYTGLYLCVPELREAWNRRSQINYDSLDRKGQQLRYTLIRYLSSRDLRKDADGVNSLTDKEIRYIENGVANINDLKKFNPKTIIYQNILAYLEYKKNREVTGFSALERIELWKAAMAQIKQHPLLGVGTGDLKTSFRKELARMNSPLQNAKEGLFSSHNQFLNIMVSFGVIGFIWFLFALIYPAIKTGGIKDYFFLIFFIIAMLSMLTDDTLKTQAGVTFFAFFYSFFLFGRK, encoded by the coding sequence ATGGATTCAAAAAAGTACCCGGTTCTGCGGCTAATTTTTTATTTTGGTATGGCCCTGATGATCAGCGCAATCCCCTTGTCGAAATATTTCATGAGTGTGTCCCAGTTCATTCTCACAGGTGTTTTTTTGTGGGATGGAGTAGACCAGCAGAAAATTGTCAGCAACTTTAAGAAGAAATCTCTTCTTGCTGGCATCGTTCGAATGATCGGAGATGCTATTGTGGAGGTTTCTAAAAATTTTATCCGCAAATTCAGGATCTTTTTCTCAAACCGGGCTGCAGTCATCTTCAGCTCTATCCTATTGATGTCTGTCGTAGGATTGCTATATACAACCGATTTTAATTATGCCTTCAAGGATTTGCGCACGATGCTCCCGTTATTTCTGCTCCCGTTGTTCATTTCAACAATTGAAGGGCTTGACAAAAAAGGATTTAAGAATATTATGTTGGTGTATATCCTCGCAGTGACAGGTGGCTCCCTTTACAGTGCATTTATATGGTTGACTCAAACCTCCATTGATTCCAGGGACATCACCCCTTTCATGTCACATATACGCTTCAGCCTGAATATCTGTCTTGCCATTTTCACCCTTTGGTATTTCATTTATCAGGAACAACATGGACCGATAAAATACATTTTTAAAAAGAAAATGCCGTTTATCCTGATTATGATATGGCTTGTGGTATATTTATTCATCCTCAAGTCAATGACCGGCATAATGGTCTTTTTCATGACCTTATTATTTCTGTTCTTTTATTATACAGTTCACCAACAGAACCGCATGATCAGATACGGCGCTCCCATAGGAGCAATAATAGTAATCGTGGTAATCATATCGTATGTAGCCATTACTATTAAGAAGTATTTCCATATCGAACCAATCAGAATAGAACTACTAGATAAGCATACTCCACGGGGTATTCCTTACTTTCAGGATACAGCGATGGGGGTCGAAGACGGCCGGTATACCGGTTTGTATCTATGTGTCCCTGAACTCAGGGAAGCCTGGAATAGAAGAAGTCAGATCAACTATGACAGTCTCGACAGGAAAGGACAGCAACTGCGGTATACTTTGATCCGGTACCTTAGCTCACGGGATTTGCGGAAAGATGCTGATGGTGTGAATTCTCTTACGGATAAGGAGATACGTTATATTGAAAACGGCGTGGCAAATATTAATGACCTTAAAAAGTTCAATCCCAAGACCATTATTTATCAGAATATTCTGGCATACCTGGAATATAAAAAAAACAGGGAGGTAACAGGTTTTTCGGCACTTGAACGGATTGAATTATGGAAAGCTGCCATGGCCCAGATAAAGCAACATCCCTTGCTGGGCGTCGGAACAGGAGATCTGAAGACCAGTTTCAGGAAGGAACTAGCCCGCATGAATTCACCCTTGCAGAATGCGAAAGAAGGGCTTTTCAGTTCACATAACCAGTTTCTTAACATTATGGTCTCGTTTGGAGTTATCGGTTTTATATGGTTTCTGTTCGCACTGATCTATCCAGCTATCAAAACCGGTGGAATAAAGGATTATTTCTTCCTTATTTTCTTTATCATTGCCATGCTATCGATGTTGACGGATGACACGCTGAAAACACAGGCCGGTGTCACATTTTTTGCTTTCTTTTATTCTTTCTTCCTTTTTGGAAGAAAATAA
- a CDS encoding bifunctional acetate--CoA ligase family protein/GNAT family N-acetyltransferase, with protein MGIRKLEKIFRPQRIALIGVKNDPMSVSGITLRNLIGGGFDGVVYPVNPKHEAVLGIQCYPNVKSLPKTPDLAVIATAANRVPELVRECGEAGIMGIIIMSAGFREIGPEGKKLEDQVKAEVKKFDGMRVIGPNCLGIIVPSLKLNISFASGMPKPGHVAFISQSGALCTSVLDWAYEENVGFSYFVSIGNSMDVEFGDLIDYFGQDPITKSIVLYVEAISNVRKFMTAARAFARKKPIIVYKAGRFPESAKAAASHTGALASEDSVYDAVFQRAGIARVYDIGDIFDFTDLISRKRIPRGSRLAIVTNAGGPGVMATDTLIANKGNLVELSQATIEKLNAALPPYWSHGNPVDIVGDAPPDRFAKATQIVLEDSGVDAVLVILTPQAMTDPTNTALLISKLSEHTTKPIMAAWLGGKVMRDGNQIFNDAGIAVYQTPEQAIRAFMTLVDYSRNLETLFETPIDVPVSFPYDRQKIKEEFQKTAFVKEKILSETDSKQLLEIYGIPTARPQLAKTSEEALQIANQIGFPVVLKISSHDITHKTDVGGVVVDIKSNESLLKSYRKMMDSVRVKCPEAKIEGVVIQPMIESKGAVELIIGIKKDPVFGTVLLVGMGGIGAELFKDKTLGFPPLSERLAVNMLKSLKIYPLLEGYRGSPRKNIEKLIEILIRMSYLAADYPEIEELDINPLLVTEKDVIALDARIVIDQEILNHPIPEYSHLLLHPYPEKYVTTTKLADGVPVILRPIKPEDEPMWLEMLSSCSKESIYSRFRYNFHFAAHEIATQFCFIDYYREIAIVAEVNEDGRRRLTGVGRLISNPDMDTVEYAVLITDAYQRKDLGNILTKYCMDIASDWKMNHIVAETTLDNKPMIAVFKKYNFKIQFEQGGNVHVTKDL; from the coding sequence ATGGGCATCAGAAAGCTTGAAAAAATTTTCCGTCCGCAGCGGATTGCATTAATCGGCGTAAAAAATGATCCGATGAGCGTCAGTGGCATCACACTCAGAAACCTTATCGGAGGTGGCTTTGATGGTGTGGTCTATCCTGTGAATCCCAAACATGAAGCGGTGCTGGGAATACAGTGCTATCCAAATGTTAAAAGTTTACCGAAAACGCCCGACCTGGCTGTGATTGCCACAGCAGCTAACCGGGTTCCGGAACTGGTTAGGGAATGCGGGGAGGCAGGCATTATGGGCATCATCATTATGTCGGCAGGATTCAGGGAGATAGGCCCCGAAGGAAAAAAGCTGGAAGATCAGGTTAAAGCAGAGGTAAAAAAATTCGATGGTATGCGGGTCATCGGGCCTAATTGTCTAGGTATTATTGTACCGAGCCTTAAATTGAATATCAGTTTTGCATCCGGGATGCCCAAACCAGGACATGTGGCATTCATATCCCAATCAGGTGCTTTGTGTACATCTGTTCTCGACTGGGCCTATGAAGAGAATGTCGGATTTTCCTACTTCGTTTCGATAGGTAATAGCATGGATGTTGAATTTGGTGATCTTATCGATTACTTTGGCCAGGATCCAATCACCAAGTCCATAGTTCTTTATGTTGAGGCCATCAGTAATGTAAGAAAATTCATGACTGCTGCGCGTGCCTTTGCCCGCAAAAAGCCAATCATTGTCTATAAAGCCGGACGATTTCCGGAATCTGCCAAGGCTGCTGCCTCTCATACAGGTGCACTGGCATCTGAGGATTCCGTTTATGATGCCGTGTTCCAGCGAGCCGGCATTGCCAGGGTGTATGATATAGGAGATATCTTTGACTTTACAGATCTGATCTCCAGAAAACGTATCCCCAGAGGATCAAGGCTGGCTATTGTTACCAATGCAGGTGGGCCAGGTGTAATGGCCACCGACACCCTGATTGCAAATAAAGGTAATCTCGTAGAACTATCGCAGGCTACCATAGAAAAACTCAATGCTGCTCTTCCCCCGTATTGGTCACATGGCAATCCTGTTGATATTGTGGGAGACGCACCTCCTGACAGATTCGCAAAAGCTACTCAAATCGTTCTTGAGGATTCCGGCGTCGACGCTGTTCTTGTCATTCTTACACCGCAAGCTATGACCGATCCAACAAACACAGCTCTTCTGATCAGCAAATTATCGGAACACACGACCAAGCCCATCATGGCTGCCTGGCTGGGAGGAAAAGTAATGAGAGACGGCAACCAGATTTTCAACGATGCCGGAATCGCTGTGTACCAAACACCTGAACAGGCTATAAGGGCTTTTATGACACTGGTTGATTATTCAAGAAATCTGGAAACCCTTTTTGAAACACCAATAGACGTTCCGGTTTCTTTCCCTTATGACCGGCAAAAGATCAAGGAAGAATTTCAGAAGACAGCATTTGTAAAGGAAAAAATCCTTTCGGAAACAGATTCCAAACAGTTGCTTGAGATTTATGGTATCCCAACAGCCAGGCCTCAGTTGGCCAAGACATCAGAGGAAGCATTACAGATTGCCAACCAGATCGGATTTCCTGTCGTTTTGAAAATTTCCTCACACGATATTACACATAAAACCGATGTTGGCGGTGTGGTTGTGGATATCAAGAGTAATGAGTCATTACTCAAAAGTTATCGCAAGATGATGGATTCGGTGAGGGTAAAATGTCCGGAAGCCAAAATCGAAGGTGTGGTCATTCAGCCGATGATCGAGTCGAAAGGAGCTGTTGAACTGATCATTGGGATTAAAAAAGATCCGGTGTTTGGAACCGTGCTGCTTGTTGGCATGGGTGGTATTGGCGCAGAATTGTTTAAGGATAAAACATTGGGATTCCCACCGTTGAGTGAAAGACTTGCTGTCAATATGCTGAAGTCACTAAAGATTTATCCGCTACTCGAAGGTTACAGGGGAAGCCCACGAAAGAATATAGAAAAGCTTATAGAAATACTTATCCGAATGTCATATCTGGCAGCTGACTATCCAGAAATTGAAGAACTGGATATCAATCCGCTCCTGGTCACCGAAAAGGATGTTATTGCTCTTGATGCCCGTATTGTCATTGACCAGGAGATACTCAATCATCCGATTCCGGAATATTCACATCTTCTTCTCCATCCCTATCCGGAAAAGTATGTTACAACAACCAAACTGGCCGATGGTGTACCGGTGATCCTGAGACCTATTAAACCTGAGGATGAACCAATGTGGCTAGAGATGCTTTCAAGTTGCTCAAAAGAGTCGATTTATTCGAGGTTCCGGTATAATTTTCATTTTGCCGCCCACGAAATAGCCACGCAGTTCTGTTTCATTGATTACTACAGGGAAATTGCAATTGTAGCTGAAGTAAATGAAGATGGAAGACGCCGCCTCACTGGAGTTGGACGGCTCATATCCAATCCGGATATGGATACTGTCGAGTATGCTGTGCTGATTACTGATGCCTACCAGAGAAAGGATCTGGGTAATATCCTTACCAAGTATTGTATGGATATTGCCAGTGACTGGAAAATGAATCATATTGTCGCTGAAACTACCCTTGATAATAAACCTATGATCGCCGTCTTTAAAAAATATAACTTCAAGATCCAGTTTGAGCAAGGTGGAAATGTCCACGTAACAAAAGATCTCTAA
- a CDS encoding S41 family peptidase, which translates to MKNIASFKLLKFSVLAYIIMLLPLSGNSQKNNDFEIAKNLDIYTTLYKELDINYVDDIEPGTLMQSGIEAMLGSLDPYTNFIPESDVEDYTFITTGQYGGIGALIHREGDYVIISEPYKNSPADKAGLKAGDKILEINDKSAKGKSTDDVSEILKGQPGTPIKILLERQGISQPMKIDVTREEITVPNIPYYGMLKDGVGYIKLVGFTQNASKEVKKALTELKEKNELKGLILDLRGNGGGLLQEAVNITNLFVEKGEHVVSTKGRLPDRNKMYATMTQPVDINLPLVVLVNGASASASEIVAGAIQDLDRGIIIGQRTFGKGLVQNVLPLPYNNKIKITVAKYYIPSGRCIQAIDYSKRDMNGEAEKTPDSLFSAFKTHNGRTVYDRGGIEPDIPLEPVKFSNIAFSLFSKYLIFNYATKFYWSHSSIPEPEQFIINDSIYNEFLTFISDKDYSYPTESEQKLKEMESASMKDGFYNDVKDIIISLRNKIEQEKMDDLQEYSKELRSLLKGEIVVRYYYDEGRIITTLSEDPEIERAIGVLNDQNAYRAVLDGSLKSEPDKKTKG; encoded by the coding sequence ATGAAAAATATCGCATCATTCAAACTGCTCAAATTTTCAGTTCTGGCTTATATTATTATGCTGTTACCTCTTTCCGGTAATAGTCAAAAGAATAATGACTTCGAGATTGCAAAAAATCTTGACATTTATACAACACTTTATAAAGAATTGGATATCAATTATGTTGACGATATAGAACCCGGAACTCTCATGCAATCAGGCATTGAGGCGATGCTTGGATCATTAGATCCTTATACCAATTTCATCCCTGAGTCGGATGTTGAAGATTATACTTTTATAACGACGGGCCAGTATGGAGGAATAGGCGCCTTGATACACCGGGAGGGAGATTATGTAATTATTTCCGAGCCCTACAAGAACTCTCCCGCCGATAAAGCAGGATTAAAAGCAGGAGACAAAATCCTTGAAATAAATGATAAATCTGCCAAAGGTAAATCAACCGATGATGTGAGTGAAATTCTGAAAGGGCAGCCTGGAACACCCATTAAAATCCTTTTGGAACGTCAGGGCATAAGCCAACCGATGAAAATTGACGTCACACGCGAAGAGATTACGGTTCCAAACATACCTTATTACGGTATGTTGAAAGATGGTGTCGGATATATTAAACTCGTCGGTTTCACACAGAATGCCAGTAAGGAGGTCAAAAAGGCACTGACTGAGCTTAAAGAAAAAAACGAATTAAAAGGTCTTATTCTGGATTTGAGGGGTAATGGTGGAGGATTACTCCAGGAAGCAGTTAACATAACCAATTTATTCGTAGAAAAGGGCGAGCATGTCGTCAGCACAAAAGGTCGTCTGCCAGACCGTAATAAAATGTATGCGACCATGACACAGCCTGTGGACATAAACCTGCCTCTTGTCGTTCTGGTCAACGGAGCCAGCGCCTCAGCCTCCGAGATCGTGGCAGGAGCCATTCAGGATCTGGACAGAGGTATTATCATCGGACAACGGACATTTGGAAAAGGGCTTGTACAAAACGTCCTGCCTCTTCCTTATAATAATAAGATCAAGATTACCGTTGCCAAATATTATATCCCAAGCGGAAGATGCATCCAGGCCATCGATTATTCAAAACGGGATATGAATGGCGAGGCCGAAAAAACGCCCGATTCCTTGTTTTCAGCTTTTAAAACCCACAATGGACGTACGGTTTATGATCGTGGCGGCATTGAACCTGATATTCCCCTCGAACCTGTGAAATTTTCAAATATTGCCTTCAGCCTGTTCAGCAAGTACCTCATTTTTAATTATGCCACCAAATTTTATTGGTCACACTCTTCCATTCCGGAACCGGAGCAATTTATTATAAACGATAGTATATATAATGAGTTTCTGACTTTCATCTCAGACAAAGATTACAGTTATCCGACTGAAAGCGAACAAAAGCTCAAAGAGATGGAGAGTGCCTCCATGAAGGATGGTTTTTATAATGATGTTAAAGATATTATTATATCCCTCCGAAATAAAATTGAACAGGAGAAAATGGACGATCTGCAGGAATACAGCAAGGAGTTACGTTCTTTACTGAAAGGAGAAATTGTTGTCCGGTATTATTATGACGAAGGACGAATCATCACTACACTTTCAGAAGATCCCGAGATTGAAAGAGCAATTGGTGTATTGAATGACCAGAACGCCTACCGTGCTGTTCTGGATGGATCTTTGAAATCCGAACCGGATAAAAAAACCAAGGGATAG
- the yidD gene encoding membrane protein insertion efficiency factor YidD: MKELLGKLMILFIRLYQVTISPFFPPSCRYTPTCSAYGIEAIKKHGPFRGGWLTLKRVLSCHPWGGSGYDPVP; encoded by the coding sequence ATGAAGGAGCTACTTGGTAAGTTGATGATTTTATTCATTCGCCTGTACCAAGTTACCATATCACCATTCTTCCCTCCATCTTGCAGGTACACGCCCACCTGTTCAGCTTATGGCATAGAGGCCATAAAAAAACATGGGCCCTTCAGAGGGGGGTGGTTGACATTAAAACGTGTGCTTTCCTGTCACCCTTGGGGGGGCAGTGGATATGATCCCGTACCTTAA
- a CDS encoding DUF4271 domain-containing protein: MSGTLNFPENYVLISQDTSQCSSEDSTIFKFPVSNETITIYPSGSPLFISHELKPHNIRPQIYESTNNDWIFLLLAVCFILLAWIQVFFRKRFFQVLQSLYSEKRVNFLIRDGNLFKEQIALGLGFVYISSCSLILLLIGKVIFKVSLGNDLMTFLKIFLALILFILFKYILIRVLRTVFQTAEATSRYLLNSLIFSLNLGVIILPFLVMIIYTGFIILIYSVLILMAIIFIFKLFRGLYVGIVYSKFSIFYLFLYLCTVEILPVIIVVKLLIG, translated from the coding sequence ATGTCCGGTACCTTGAATTTTCCTGAAAATTATGTTCTTATCAGTCAGGATACGTCGCAATGTTCTTCAGAAGATAGCACCATCTTTAAGTTTCCTGTAAGTAATGAAACCATCACTATCTATCCATCAGGTTCTCCATTATTCATTTCCCATGAATTAAAACCACATAACATCAGGCCACAAATCTATGAAAGTACCAATAACGACTGGATATTTCTTCTGCTTGCTGTGTGTTTCATTCTCCTGGCATGGATACAGGTATTTTTCAGAAAAAGATTTTTTCAGGTTCTTCAGTCGCTATATTCAGAAAAACGGGTCAACTTTCTGATCAGGGATGGTAATCTTTTTAAGGAGCAGATTGCCCTTGGTCTTGGATTTGTTTATATCTCCTCTTGTTCACTTATACTCCTTCTTATCGGTAAAGTTATCTTTAAGGTTTCACTGGGAAATGATCTTATGACATTTCTGAAAATTTTTCTGGCATTAATTCTTTTCATTCTGTTCAAATATATCCTTATCAGGGTGTTAAGAACGGTCTTCCAGACTGCTGAAGCGACCTCACGGTATTTACTGAATTCACTGATCTTCAGTCTGAACCTGGGCGTCATCATATTGCCTTTTCTGGTGATGATAATATACACCGGATTTATTATTTTAATTTATTCCGTTCTCATATTAATGGCTATCATTTTCATTTTTAAGCTTTTCAGAGGTTTGTACGTAGGAATAGTCTATTCAAAATTTTCGATATTCTATTTATTTTTATACCTTTGCACCGTCGAAATTTTACCGGTTATTATTGTTGTCAAGTTACTGATAGGTTAA
- a CDS encoding uroporphyrinogen-III synthase: protein MKIKSILISQPQPSEAEKSPYIQLAKKHNLTIDFHNFITIEGLTAKEFRKSRIQILEHTAVIFTSKNAVDHFFRLSKDLRLEIPDEMKYFCISEVTAFYLQKYVQYRKRKIFYGKQNFNDLLEIIKKHKDEKFLLPCSDIHKQNFSKLLEQNQINYTKALFYKTLACDLSDLELDKYDLLVFFNPSGVKSLYKNFPDFRQGERLIGAFGPTTTKAVQEAGLTVNIGAPTKTAPSMTMAIDEYIIKNNKKK from the coding sequence TTGAAGATCAAAAGTATTTTAATATCACAGCCGCAACCTAGTGAAGCTGAAAAGTCACCATATATCCAGCTTGCTAAGAAGCATAATCTCACAATTGATTTTCATAATTTTATAACTATCGAAGGATTGACCGCGAAAGAATTCAGGAAATCGAGGATTCAGATTCTGGAACACACGGCAGTCATCTTTACGAGTAAAAATGCTGTAGATCATTTCTTCAGGTTATCTAAAGACCTGCGACTTGAAATACCTGATGAAATGAAGTATTTCTGTATTTCTGAAGTAACAGCTTTTTATCTTCAGAAATATGTTCAGTACCGCAAGAGAAAAATATTTTATGGTAAACAGAATTTCAACGATCTTCTTGAGATTATTAAAAAGCATAAAGACGAAAAATTCCTTTTACCTTGCTCGGATATTCATAAACAAAATTTTTCGAAGCTATTGGAGCAGAACCAGATAAATTATACTAAGGCCCTGTTTTATAAGACACTGGCCTGTGATTTATCAGACCTTGAGCTTGATAAATATGATCTGTTAGTCTTTTTTAATCCTTCGGGTGTTAAATCTCTTTATAAAAATTTTCCGGATTTCAGACAAGGAGAAAGACTCATTGGTGCTTTTGGTCCAACCACAACTAAGGCTGTTCAGGAAGCAGGTCTTACGGTAAATATCGGAGCTCCGACAAAAACTGCCCCATCGATGACTATGGCCATCGATGAATATATTATCAAAAACAACAAGAAAAAATAG
- a CDS encoding OFA family MFS transporter, producing MENQKVQNRGMIVVGAILIQLALGAIYAWSVYTKPLVEAGWTKAQTQMVFSAGLAFFAIIMVIAGRMLLTVGPRKLAMAGGIVLGTGYILSGIFGAEHFATTLIFVGIIGGSGIGLGYVVPIAVGIKWYPEKKGLITGLAVAGFGFGATLWMALADKLGPLGGGELIRHIGVSGTFIAFGIAYLVIVLIGSIWMSFPPENWKPAGWNPPVATGSKPGAVTEDFDSSEMLRTTQFYLILLTFAFGASAGLMSIGLMKLWPMKALEAHGISKEVASATATLAMAVFFALFNGLGRILWGTISDKIGRKLAIIIMMATQGVFVILFQWMAGNIATLYIFAMLIGFNFGGNFALFPTMTADTFGLKYIGRNYGWVFLAYAIGGIFGPILGGKLGDIDNFPLAFTICGILCFVAVITISLVKPAVKRVN from the coding sequence ATGGAAAATCAAAAGGTCCAGAATAGAGGAATGATTGTGGTAGGAGCCATTCTTATTCAACTGGCATTAGGTGCCATCTACGCATGGTCGGTCTATACCAAACCATTGGTTGAGGCAGGATGGACCAAAGCACAGACACAAATGGTATTTTCGGCAGGACTGGCCTTCTTTGCCATCATCATGGTCATTGCTGGCCGTATGCTGCTCACAGTAGGGCCCCGTAAACTTGCCATGGCAGGAGGAATTGTTCTGGGTACAGGTTATATTCTTTCAGGAATCTTCGGTGCAGAACATTTTGCCACAACGCTGATTTTTGTTGGAATCATTGGTGGAAGCGGTATCGGTCTTGGTTATGTCGTGCCAATTGCAGTCGGTATCAAGTGGTATCCTGAGAAAAAAGGTCTTATAACCGGCCTGGCAGTTGCCGGATTCGGCTTTGGAGCAACCCTTTGGATGGCTCTGGCTGATAAACTTGGTCCGCTGGGAGGAGGGGAACTGATTAGGCACATAGGCGTTTCCGGTACTTTTATCGCCTTTGGTATTGCCTATCTTGTCATCGTCTTAATTGGAAGCATCTGGATGTCATTCCCGCCGGAGAACTGGAAACCGGCAGGTTGGAATCCCCCCGTTGCAACAGGGTCCAAACCCGGTGCGGTTACTGAAGATTTTGACAGTAGTGAAATGCTGCGGACCACCCAGTTCTATCTGATACTTCTTACTTTCGCATTTGGAGCCAGTGCAGGATTGATGAGCATTGGACTGATGAAACTCTGGCCTATGAAAGCACTTGAGGCACACGGAATATCCAAAGAAGTGGCCAGTGCTACAGCGACTCTGGCGATGGCCGTGTTTTTTGCCCTGTTTAACGGATTGGGACGCATTTTATGGGGAACCATCAGCGATAAAATAGGACGAAAACTTGCAATCATCATCATGATGGCCACTCAGGGCGTTTTTGTCATCCTTTTTCAGTGGATGGCAGGGAATATAGCGACATTGTACATTTTTGCCATGCTCATAGGTTTTAATTTTGGTGGTAATTTTGCCCTTTTCCCAACCATGACTGCCGACACTTTTGGATTAAAATATATCGGACGTAATTATGGTTGGGTCTTTCTGGCCTATGCAATAGGGGGTATCTTCGGTCCAATACTTGGAGGAAAACTCGGTGATATAGATAATTTCCCCTTGGCATTCACTATTTGTGGTATTTTATGCTTTGTGGCAGTTATAACCATTTCACTGGTGAAGCCGGCTGTAAAGAGGGTAAACTGA
- a CDS encoding ribonuclease P protein component — MQSFRKEERLCNLKLISTLFKKGNNFFIYPIKVTWICAELSSEYPVQVLITVNKRNFPRAVDRNKLKRLMREAYRKNKSVLYNHLEHAGKTCALALIYSGSKAVSFKEIESIIIVILHRLIREYEGATW; from the coding sequence ATGCAATCCTTCAGAAAAGAAGAAAGACTGTGCAACCTTAAGCTTATCTCCACTCTTTTTAAAAAGGGCAACAATTTTTTTATTTACCCCATTAAAGTCACCTGGATTTGCGCTGAGCTTTCATCTGAATATCCGGTTCAGGTTCTTATAACTGTCAATAAGCGCAACTTTCCCAGGGCTGTTGACAGGAATAAACTGAAACGGCTGATGCGAGAAGCATACAGGAAGAATAAATCAGTTTTATACAACCATCTGGAACATGCCGGTAAAACATGTGCCCTGGCCCTTATCTATTCAGGCAGCAAAGCGGTTTCATTCAAAGAAATCGAATCAATAATAATTGTAATTTTGCATCGTTTAATCAGGGAGTATGAAGGAGCTACTTGGTAA
- the cdd gene encoding cytidine deaminase → MQKINLHISFLEYDSINDLTYDDRDLLLNAKEAVETAYAPYSQYHVGAAVVLSNGAVLRGSNQENAAYPSGLCAERVAVFAASAGHPDIPVKAIAITARAKHFTINTPVTPCGACRQVLAEYEKLHNHPIRIIMMGETGKILISESIGDLLPNMFSADELKK, encoded by the coding sequence ATGCAAAAGATAAATCTACACATTTCCTTTCTGGAATATGACTCGATAAATGATTTAACCTATGATGACAGAGATTTGCTGCTGAATGCGAAGGAAGCTGTTGAAACAGCTTATGCTCCCTATTCGCAATATCACGTGGGCGCTGCTGTCGTTCTTTCAAATGGTGCTGTTCTCAGAGGCAGCAACCAGGAAAATGCGGCCTATCCTTCCGGACTGTGTGCGGAACGGGTGGCTGTTTTTGCAGCATCAGCCGGTCACCCTGATATTCCGGTAAAGGCCATCGCAATAACAGCACGTGCAAAACATTTTACCATTAATACTCCGGTGACCCCCTGTGGTGCATGCCGCCAAGTGCTGGCTGAATATGAAAAACTTCACAACCACCCTATACGAATAATTATGATGGGTGAAACCGGTAAAATTCTCATCAGCGAAAGTATCGGGGATTTACTTCCTAATATGTTCAGTGCAGACGAACTGAAAAAATAA
- a CDS encoding Sir2 family NAD-dependent protein deacetylase, with amino-acid sequence MGEKEQTELIREAVAILQASRFGVAFTGAGISVASGIPPFQGENGLWSRYDPIFLDIEFFRRKPAASWKKIKEIFYETLSKAEPNEAHYFLSILQKRGILESIITLNIDNLHQMAGSKNVLQLHGSTKKLICTECASEYDISFTDLNFLPPTCYICKGLLKPAIVFFNEPLPKHTVERCFEEARKADVLLIIGTDGEVYPASQIPMMAKDNGASIIEINIRKSHFSDTFTDIFLEGPAVEITRQMGKLMLINES; translated from the coding sequence ATGGGTGAAAAGGAACAAACAGAATTGATCAGGGAGGCTGTCGCAATTCTTCAGGCATCGCGATTTGGTGTGGCATTCACCGGTGCCGGCATCTCTGTAGCAAGCGGTATACCTCCATTCCAGGGTGAAAACGGACTATGGTCACGCTATGATCCGATTTTCCTCGACATTGAGTTCTTTCGCAGAAAGCCAGCCGCTTCCTGGAAGAAAATCAAAGAAATTTTTTATGAAACCCTTTCAAAGGCCGAACCTAACGAGGCTCACTATTTTCTTTCCATACTACAAAAAAGAGGAATCCTTGAGTCGATCATTACCCTGAATATCGATAACCTACACCAGATGGCGGGCAGTAAAAATGTTCTTCAGTTGCATGGGAGCACCAAAAAATTAATATGTACGGAATGTGCCTCCGAATATGATATCAGTTTTACAGACCTGAATTTTCTGCCACCAACCTGTTATATCTGTAAGGGATTGTTGAAACCTGCGATTGTTTTTTTCAATGAGCCGCTTCCAAAGCATACAGTCGAACGTTGCTTCGAAGAAGCCAGAAAAGCGGATGTTTTGCTCATTATCGGTACTGATGGCGAGGTCTATCCGGCGTCCCAGATTCCTATGATGGCTAAAGATAATGGTGCATCAATTATTGAAATCAATATCAGGAAATCCCATTTTTCTGATACCTTTACTGATATATTTCTGGAGGGTCCGGCGGTGGAGATCACCAGGCAGATGGGTAAACTAATGCTAATCAATGAATCCTGA